The following proteins come from a genomic window of Streptococcus pneumoniae:
- the pbp2a gene encoding penicillin-binding protein PBP2A — protein MKLDKLFEKFLSLFKKETSELEDSDSTILRRSRSDRKKLAQVGPIRKFWRRYHLTKIILILGLSAGLLVGIYLFAVAKSTNVNDLQNALKTRTLIFDREEKEAGALSGQKGTYVELTDISKNLQNAVIATEDRSFYKNDGINYGRFFLAIVTAGRSGGGSTITQQLAKNAYLSQDQTVERKAKEFFLALELSKKYSKEQILTMYLNNAYFGNGVWGVEDASKKYFGVSASEVSLDQAATLAGMLKGPELYNPLNSVEYSTNRRDTVLQNMVAAGYIDKNQETEAAEVDMTSQLHDKYEGKISDYRYPSYFDAVVNEAVSKYNLTEEEIVNNGYRIYTELDQNYQANMQIVYENTSLFPRAEDGTSAQSGSVALEPKTGGVRGVVGQVADNDKTGFRNFNYATQSKRSPGSTIKPLVVYTPAVEAGWALNKQLDNHTMQYDSYKVDNYAGIKTSREVPMYQALAESLNLPAVATVNDLGVDKAFEAGEKFGLNMEKVDRVLGVALGSGVETNPLQMAQAYAAFANEGLMPEAHFISRIENASGQVIANHKNSQKRVIDKSVADKMTSMMLGTFTNGTGISSSPADYVMAGKTGTTEAVFNPEYTSDQWVIGYTPDVVISHWLGFPTTDENHYLAGSTSNGAAHVFRNIANTILPYTPGSTFTVENAYKQNGIAPANTKRQVQTNDNSQTDDNLSDIRGRAQSLVDEASRAISDAKIKEKAQTIWDSIVNLFR, from the coding sequence ATGAAATTAGATAAATTATTTGAGAAATTTCTTTCTCTTTTTAAAAAAGAAACAAGTGAACTAGAGGACTCTGATTCTACTATCTTACGTCGCTCTCGTAGTGATCGAAAAAAATTAGCCCAAGTAGGTCCGATTCGAAAATTCTGGCGTCGTTATCATCTAACAAAGATTATCCTTATACTAGGTTTGAGTGCAGGCTTGCTAGTTGGAATCTATTTGTTTGCTGTAGCCAAGTCGACCAATGTCAATGATTTGCAAAATGCCTTGAAAACTCGGACTCTTATTTTTGATCGTGAAGAAAAAGAGGCTGGTGCCTTGTCTGGTCAAAAGGGAACCTATGTTGAGCTGACTGATATCAGTAAAAACTTGCAGAATGCTGTTATTGCGACAGAAGACCGTTCTTTCTATAAAAATGACGGGATTAACTATGGCCGTTTCTTCTTGGCTATTGTCACTGCTGGACGTTCAGGTGGTGGCTCTACCATTACCCAACAGCTGGCTAAAAACGCCTATTTATCACAAGATCAAACTGTTGAGAGAAAAGCGAAAGAATTTTTCCTTGCCTTAGAATTAAGCAAAAAATATAGTAAGGAGCAAATTCTAACCATGTACCTTAACAACGCTTATTTTGGAAATGGTGTGTGGGGTGTAGAAGATGCGAGTAAGAAATACTTTGGAGTTTCTGCATCAGAAGTGAGTCTGGATCAAGCTGCGACTCTGGCAGGGATGCTCAAGGGGCCGGAACTGTATAATCCCTTGAATTCCGTAGAATATTCTACTAATCGGCGCGATACTGTCTTGCAGAATATGGTTGCAGCAGGATATATTGATAAAAACCAAGAAACCGAAGCTGCTGAAGTTGATATGACTTCGCAATTGCACGATAAGTATGAAGGAAAAATCTCAGATTACCGTTACCCCTCTTATTTTGATGCGGTGGTTAATGAAGCTGTTTCCAAGTATAATCTAACAGAGGAAGAGATTGTCAATAATGGCTACCGCATTTACACAGAGCTGGACCAAAACTACCAAGCAAATATGCAGATTGTTTATGAAAACACATCGCTATTTCCGAGGGCAGAGGATGGAACGTCTGCTCAATCAGGAAGTGTAGCTCTCGAACCGAAAACAGGGGGAGTTCGTGGAGTTGTCGGTCAAGTTGCTGACAATGATAAAACTGGATTCCGGAATTTCAACTATGCAACCCAATCAAAGCGTAGTCCTGGTTCTACAATTAAGCCTTTAGTTGTTTATACGCCAGCAGTTGAAGCAGGCTGGGCTTTGAATAAGCAGTTGGATAACCATACCATGCAGTATGACAGCTATAAGGTTGATAACTATGCAGGGATCAAAACGAGTCGAGAAGTTCCTATGTATCAAGCCTTGGCAGAATCGCTTAATCTACCTGCTGTTGCCACTGTTAATGATTTGGGTGTCGACAAGGCTTTTGAGGCAGGCGAAAAATTCGGACTCAACATGGAAAAGGTCGACCGTGTTCTTGGTGTCGCCTTGGGAAGCGGTGTTGAAACCAACCCTCTTCAAATGGCTCAAGCATACGCTGCCTTTGCAAATGAAGGTTTAATGCCTGAAGCTCATTTTATTAGTAGAATTGAAAATGCTAGTGGACAAGTTATTGCGAATCATAAAAATTCACAAAAACGGGTGATTGATAAGTCTGTAGCTGACAAGATGACCAGTATGATGTTGGGGACTTTCACCAACGGTACCGGTATTAGTTCATCGCCTGCAGACTATGTCATGGCAGGGAAAACTGGAACAACTGAAGCAGTTTTCAATCCGGAGTACACAAGTGACCAGTGGGTAATTGGTTATACTCCGGATGTAGTGATTAGCCACTGGCTTGGCTTTCCGACCACTGATGAAAATCACTATCTAGCTGGCTCTACTTCAAACGGTGCAGCTCATGTCTTTAGAAACATTGCCAATACCATTTTACCTTATACGCCAGGAAGTACCTTTACGGTTGAAAATGCTTATAAGCAAAATGGAATTGCACCAGCCAATACAAAAAGACAAGTACAAACCAATGATAATAGCCAGACAGATGATAATTTGTCTGATATTCGAGGGCGTGCGCAAAGTCTAGTAGATGAGGCTAGCCGGGCTATCTCAGATGCGAAGATTAAGGAAAAGGCTCAAACAATATGGGATTCGATAGTCAATCTATTTCGCTAA
- the rpmG gene encoding 50S ribosomal protein L33, with translation MALKKASLACAVCGSRNYSIKISGNPKPTRLEVNKFCKHCGKYTTHRETR, from the coding sequence ATGGCACTAAAAAAAGCAAGCCTAGCTTGTGCGGTTTGTGGTTCGAGAAACTATTCAATCAAGATCAGCGGAAACCCCAAGCCTACACGACTAGAAGTAAATAAATTTTGTAAGCATTGTGGCAAGTACACTACACACAGAGAAACGAGATAG
- the secE gene encoding preprotein translocase subunit SecE, whose product MRFIGDIFRLLKDTTWPTRKESWRDFRSIMEYTAFFVVIIYIFDQLIVSGLIRFINIF is encoded by the coding sequence ATGCGTTTTATTGGAGATATTTTTAGACTTCTTAAAGACACAACATGGCCAACTCGCAAGGAAAGCTGGAGAGATTTTCGTTCTATCATGGAATACACAGCTTTCTTTGTAGTAATTATTTACATTTTTGACCAGTTGATTGTTTCAGGTTTGATTCGATTTATTAACATTTTTTAG
- the nusG gene encoding transcription termination/antitermination protein NusG has protein sequence MDSFDKGWFVLQTYSGYENKVKENLLQRAQTYNMLDNILRVEIPTQTVQVEKNGKRKEVEENRFPGYVLVEMVMTDEAWFVVRNTPNVTGFVGSHGNRSKPTPLLEQEIRDILVSMGQTVQEFDFDVEIGQTVRIIDGAFADYTGKITEIDNNKVKMIISMFGNDTVAEVNLNQIAEL, from the coding sequence ATGGATAGTTTTGATAAAGGATGGTTTGTTTTACAAACTTATTCTGGTTATGAAAATAAGGTGAAAGAAAATCTATTACAACGTGCACAAACCTACAATATGTTGGATAATATTCTACGCGTTGAAATTCCAACACAAACAGTGCAAGTTGAAAAAAATGGAAAGAGAAAAGAAGTAGAAGAAAATCGCTTTCCAGGTTATGTTCTTGTAGAAATGGTCATGACAGATGAAGCTTGGTTTGTTGTTCGAAACACACCAAATGTTACAGGATTTGTCGGATCACACGGGAACAGATCAAAACCAACTCCATTATTGGAACAAGAAATTCGTGACATTTTGGTATCTATGGGACAAACTGTTCAAGAATTTGATTTCGATGTTGAGATTGGTCAAACTGTACGTATTATTGATGGTGCTTTTGCAGACTACACTGGTAAGATTACAGAAATTGATAATAACAAAGTGAAAATGATTATCTCTATGTTTGGTAATGACACAGTTGCAGAAGTAAACCTAAACCAAATCGCAGAATTATAA
- a CDS encoding sigma-70 RNA polymerase sigma factor region 4 domain-containing protein: protein MIKELYEEVQGTVYKCRNEYYLHLWELSDWDQEGMLCLHELISREEGLVDDIPRLRKYFKTKFRNRILDYIRKQESQKRRYDKEPYEEVGEISHRISEGGLWLDDYYLFHETLRDYRNKQSKEKQEELERVLSNERFRGRQRVLRDLRIVFKEFTIRTH from the coding sequence ATGATTAAAGAATTGTATGAAGAAGTCCAAGGGACTGTTTATAAGTGTAGAAATGAATATTACCTTCATTTATGGGAATTGTCGGATTGGGACCAAGAAGGCATGCTCTGCTTACATGAATTGATTAGTAGAGAAGAAGGACTGGTAGACGATATTCCACGTTTAAGGAAATATTTCAAAACCAAGTTTCGAAATCGAATTTTAGACTATATCCGTAAGCAGGAAAGTCAGAAGCGTAGATACGATAAAGAACCCTATGAAGAAGTGGGAGAGATCAGTCATCGTATAAGTGAGGGGGGTCTCTGGCTAGATGATTATTATCTCTTTCATGAAACACTAAGAGATTATAGAAACAAACAAAGTAAAGAGAAACAAGAAGAACTAGAACGCGTCTTAAGCAATGAACGATTTCGAGGGCGTCAAAGAGTATTAAGAGACTTACGCATTGTGTTTAAGGAGTTTACTATCCGTACCCACTAG